Sequence from the Pedobacter sp. D749 genome:
AGCAGGAACTCGCCAGAATAATGGTTCTTTTAATTTAACAGCAAAAACAGGCCGACTAAGTGTGAATACAAGTTTGGGTACAAATTTAGCTTATGCTCAAAAATCACAAACTGAATTTATCACCAATACAACTTACCTGGATGGTACAACAAATAATATTTCGCAAAGTGGATTTTCTAAATGGAGCCGTAACGGATATAATGGTAGTGTAGGTTTGGATTACGATTTTAATGCTTATAACAATATTAGTACGACCGCAAAGTTTAATAGTTTTTCTAACGGAGGTCCAAGTGAAACAAATTATTTAATCAATAATGTGGCAGCATCTAATGTTGGAGATATGGATATGACTTTCAGAAACTTAGACTGGAATGTAGATTACCGTAAAACCAGTAAAAAAGAAGGAGAGGAATTCTCTGTATCTGCACAATTATCAAATGGCAGAACACCTACAAGTTTCAGTAATTTACTTACTTCGGCTGCATTCCCATCTGGTTTGCAAACAGTAAGTAATAATAACGGTAAAAATAATGAGTATACCTTTCAAACAGATTATACTTACCCGTTCAGCAAAAAAACAACTTTAGAAGTTGGTGCAAAAGCAATTTTACGCGATATACAAAGTCAGTTTGATAACACTGCTCAAGATTTTGAATATAACCAAAATGTGGGTGCAGCTTATGGTGTAATCAGTTTTGATTTAACTAAAAAGTTAAAATTTAAAGGTGGAGTTAGAGCTGAATATACCCGGATAGATTTTAATACGCAAAGTAGTGGTATTCAGAAAAATGATTATTTGAACTTATTTCCAAGTGCAATTATTTCGCAAAATTTAAAAGGTGGAGCTACAATAAAACTAAGCTACAACCGTCGCGTACAAAGACCTTCGCAATCTTATTTAAATCCTTTCCGTAACGAAAGCGACCAGTTTAATATTATGCAAGGTAATCCACAATTAAACCCTGAGCTGAGTGATAATTTAGAGTTAGGATATAATACTTTTATTAAAGGGTCGATAATTAATGCCTCAATTTTTTACCGTCGCACAGTTGGCGTAATTGAGAATTCGATTTCACCAATTACCGAAAATGGTGTAAACAAGACATTAACTTCTTACATAAATGTTGGTACTGCTCCCGTTTATGGATTTAATGTTTTTGCATCGTACAATCTTAAACCAAAATGGACTTTAATGACCAATTTTTCGGGAAACACCTATTCTGTAACTAATAACGAAACCAATGTTAATACGGGTACTTTCTTTAACTTCAACTGGTTCGTACGCTCAGCATATGGGTTTGGCAAAGGTTATAACTTTGAGTTGTTTAATGTAATAACTTCTAAAAGACGTACCTATCAAGGTGTTACAGACCCATTTTATATCTATGGTGGCTCATTCAAAAAAGAAATACTTAAGAAAAAAGGAAGTATTGGATTAGGGGTTTTAAATCCTTTT
This genomic interval carries:
- a CDS encoding TonB-dependent receptor domain-containing protein, whose amino-acid sequence is MKKLLLLTFTLGIFFNAHAQFPTGGFGGGAKKSAVTGRITATILDSLTKKPIDYATVSLINVKDNKSVNGGVTDEKGKLSLQNVSPDSYKLMIGFMGYKTKSVLVSTTPSKPDNNMGTIYISSSENTLADVQVQGTKAIIENKIDRMVYNAEADGTNAGGDATDVMRKVPMLSVDPTGNIQLRGGAVRVLINGKPSGTMASSVADALKMIPAEQIKTVEVITSPSAKYDAEGSGGIINIITKKSNAQGVSGSVNAAAGTRQNNGSFNLTAKTGRLSVNTSLGTNLAYAQKSQTEFITNTTYLDGTTNNISQSGFSKWSRNGYNGSVGLDYDFNAYNNISTTAKFNSFSNGGPSETNYLINNVAASNVGDMDMTFRNLDWNVDYRKTSKKEGEEFSVSAQLSNGRTPTSFSNLLTSAAFPSGLQTVSNNNGKNNEYTFQTDYTYPFSKKTTLEVGAKAILRDIQSQFDNTAQDFEYNQNVGAAYGVISFDLTKKLKFKGGVRAEYTRIDFNTQSSGIQKNDYLNLFPSAIISQNLKGGATIKLSYNRRVQRPSQSYLNPFRNESDQFNIMQGNPQLNPELSDNLELGYNTFIKGSIINASIFYRRTVGVIENSISPITENGVNKTLTSYINVGTAPVYGFNVFASYNLKPKWTLMTNFSGNTYSVTNNETNVNTGTFFNFNWFVRSAYGFGKGYNFELFNVITSKRRTYQGVTDPFYIYGGSFKKEILKKKGSIGLGVLNPFTKDLHIKTVNNAVNQRGTIYQSQNIYYPLRNYTVNFSYTFGKLKFTEKKKIKNDDVKQDQQQGQGSGMGGGVQQ